The proteins below are encoded in one region of Syntrophotalea carbinolica DSM 2380:
- a CDS encoding lysozyme inhibitor LprI family protein gives MSLGQRVLLLCIALSFSITCASMAEGPSFDCEKAGTKIEKMICADAELSKLDVRIDEAYAAALQATEAPETLKQQQRLWLKARNACDDAAGLSESYTSRLAQLAAEPADKSCQAVKDYCSETKNITSRLICSDQELSEMNRSLARSYARALERVNDSATFKRQHEEWLQRIYYCMGDRPCVWQRYRMYLSALDTFLKVADQTGQEPSGALAKKRSFEPPSVAASSSAETPAYTFRFEKDTDCTVCRDLQANYQELNPAQSSFACEIPLNPANPQFSWPQWQEMIVEDHLDVIYTIESHLLHDDLPPFEIWRSQYLADMAKGTSMRRAAGGKLVQACFNPRLRQTQVRFESDGRLEKVLGYTRDRFGGERCRESITGCPLPVNGNLEAYRAYYQCNEQLQKDSCVRMDSPGDHIVLFEPTIRQVHFVFPGDQGAGMSTIAAGHLFLHHKKAYLALVTVSGISVSQIERLEFDNPAIKPTNLGRQVCDIIFIFQDKTIK, from the coding sequence GTGAGTTTGGGTCAACGGGTTCTATTACTATGCATAGCTCTCTCTTTCTCGATCACCTGCGCATCAATGGCCGAAGGGCCTAGCTTCGATTGTGAGAAGGCTGGAACGAAGATCGAGAAGATGATTTGCGCGGATGCGGAGCTTTCAAAACTCGATGTCCGGATTGACGAGGCTTATGCTGCAGCTTTGCAGGCGACCGAAGCCCCCGAGACTTTAAAACAGCAGCAGCGGCTGTGGTTAAAAGCACGCAACGCGTGCGACGATGCTGCGGGCCTGAGCGAATCCTATACCTCTCGGCTGGCGCAGTTAGCAGCAGAGCCGGCGGATAAAAGTTGTCAGGCTGTTAAAGATTACTGCAGCGAAACAAAGAACATCACCTCTAGGCTGATCTGTTCTGACCAGGAACTATCGGAAATGAATCGCTCCCTGGCACGCTCCTATGCAAGGGCCTTGGAGCGGGTGAACGATTCGGCGACATTCAAGCGTCAGCACGAGGAGTGGCTTCAACGCATATATTACTGTATGGGAGATAGACCCTGCGTCTGGCAGAGATACCGGATGTACCTCTCCGCGCTTGACACGTTTTTAAAGGTGGCTGACCAAACCGGACAAGAGCCATCCGGCGCTTTAGCGAAAAAAAGATCGTTTGAGCCTCCAAGTGTTGCGGCCTCTTCATCGGCAGAGACACCTGCGTACACGTTCAGGTTTGAAAAAGACACCGACTGCACCGTATGCCGTGATCTTCAGGCCAATTACCAGGAGCTAAACCCTGCTCAATCCTCGTTTGCCTGCGAAATCCCTTTGAACCCCGCAAACCCTCAGTTCAGCTGGCCTCAGTGGCAGGAAATGATCGTCGAAGATCATCTGGATGTGATCTACACAATTGAATCCCACCTTTTACATGACGACCTGCCGCCTTTCGAAATCTGGCGGTCACAATATTTGGCCGACATGGCCAAGGGTACCTCTATGAGGCGGGCGGCCGGAGGTAAGCTTGTGCAAGCCTGCTTCAATCCCCGACTGCGGCAAACCCAAGTTCGCTTTGAGTCCGATGGCCGTCTGGAAAAGGTACTCGGCTACACCCGGGATCGCTTTGGTGGCGAACGATGCAGAGAGTCTATTACTGGATGCCCACTGCCTGTTAATGGCAACCTGGAAGCCTATCGCGCGTATTACCAATGTAACGAGCAATTGCAAAAAGACTCTTGTGTCCGGATGGATAGCCCCGGTGACCACATTGTTTTATTTGAACCGACAATACGCCAAGTACATTTTGTCTTTCCAGGGGATCAGGGGGCCGGTATGTCGACTATCGCGGCCGGACATCTGTTTCTCCATCACAAAAAGGCATATTTGGCTTTGGTTACAGTCTCGGGTA
- a CDS encoding glycosyltransferase yields MKVDTHVLLMPDTHQGWWEECKASVREEPIHLHEIPGVKGHLGKARANGFRQGTSPYVSCIDPDDLVIPGAFQACIDALEANPDACGAFTDELLIDINGRTIKPGIWSGETWNPLLQLEPKYLHHIYVMRRSCVEPYLTELEEKWPWLGDFVLKGLICKHGPWIHVNRFGYKWRIHRTNNHKDFPVKDVYAARWQVIPTLYEAAIKYKARLATPAAAQGTTS; encoded by the coding sequence GTGAAAGTAGACACACATGTTTTATTGATGCCGGACACCCATCAGGGGTGGTGGGAGGAATGCAAAGCCTCTGTGCGGGAAGAGCCCATCCATTTACATGAAATACCAGGCGTCAAAGGTCATCTTGGCAAAGCCAGGGCCAACGGTTTCCGCCAGGGCACCTCCCCTTACGTAAGCTGCATTGATCCCGACGATTTGGTGATACCCGGTGCTTTTCAGGCGTGTATTGACGCCTTGGAGGCCAACCCCGATGCCTGCGGAGCTTTTACCGACGAGTTGCTAATCGACATTAATGGACGGACCATCAAACCGGGCATATGGAGCGGCGAGACCTGGAATCCCCTTCTGCAATTGGAGCCCAAATACCTGCATCACATCTACGTCATGCGACGGTCCTGCGTAGAGCCCTATCTGACTGAACTGGAGGAAAAGTGGCCCTGGTTGGGCGATTTTGTACTGAAGGGCCTCATCTGCAAACATGGACCCTGGATTCACGTGAATCGGTTTGGTTACAAGTGGCGCATTCACCGGACCAATAACCACAAAGATTTCCCCGTTAAAGACGTTTACGCTGCCCGCTGGCAGGTCATCCCGACACTTTACGAGGCAGCGATTAAATATAAGGCCCGTCTTGCAACACCTGCCGCTGCTCAAGGGACAACCTCTTAA
- the ltrA gene encoding group II intron reverse transcriptase/maturase — MLTTPGNIRKLQRKLYRKAKQEPACRFHALYDKVYRADILSHAYALVRANKGSAGIDGVTFAAIEEREGVSALIAELEEALRSKTYKPDPVKRVMIPKADGSQRPLGIPTIRDRVAQMAVKLVVEPIFEADFCDTSYGFRPKKSAHDAVDDVAYAMNIGYTEVIDADISKYFDTIPHTNLMAVVAERICDGAILHLIQMWLKSSVMEVGKDGKKRNVGGGKGNRRGTPQGGVISPLLANLYLHILDRIWERRNLQQRLNARIVRYADDTVLLCRRNKSDEAMAVLRQILERLGLTLNEAKTKVVNGYKGGFDFLGFSIRMGKSRRTGNYYPHVQPSKKSLQVIKDRVTKLTNRVRTVRPLAWVVNEVNATVRGWVGYFHYRNCSKTMTRLKSHVEERLRTHLRKRHKVRERKAGYVLFPIGTLYKSVPCTRCRRQRAGQMRMPRGE; from the coding sequence ATGCTAACAACCCCGGGAAACATCAGGAAACTACAGAGGAAGCTCTACCGCAAGGCCAAGCAGGAACCGGCCTGCCGCTTCCACGCCTTGTACGACAAGGTCTACCGGGCCGACATCCTCAGTCACGCCTATGCCCTTGTCCGTGCCAACAAAGGGAGCGCCGGCATCGACGGCGTCACCTTCGCGGCCATCGAGGAACGGGAAGGGGTCTCCGCACTCATTGCGGAACTGGAAGAAGCACTGAGAAGCAAGACGTATAAACCGGACCCTGTCAAGCGGGTCATGATTCCCAAGGCCGATGGCAGTCAGCGTCCCTTGGGGATTCCGACCATCCGGGACCGGGTGGCTCAAATGGCCGTAAAGCTGGTCGTCGAGCCGATCTTCGAAGCGGACTTCTGCGACACTTCCTACGGATTCCGGCCGAAGAAGTCAGCCCACGACGCAGTCGATGACGTAGCGTATGCCATGAATATCGGCTACACCGAAGTCATCGACGCCGACATCTCCAAGTACTTCGACACCATCCCCCATACCAACCTCATGGCCGTGGTCGCGGAGCGCATCTGTGACGGAGCAATCCTGCACCTCATCCAGATGTGGCTCAAGAGCTCGGTCATGGAAGTCGGCAAGGACGGCAAGAAACGGAATGTCGGCGGCGGCAAGGGGAACCGCAGAGGAACTCCGCAAGGCGGGGTCATCTCACCGCTGTTGGCCAATCTCTACCTGCACATTCTGGACAGGATCTGGGAGCGGCGCAACCTGCAACAACGGTTGAACGCCCGTATCGTCAGGTACGCTGACGACACCGTCCTGCTTTGCCGAAGAAACAAGTCGGACGAGGCCATGGCGGTGCTGCGGCAGATACTGGAGCGGCTGGGGCTTACCCTGAACGAAGCAAAGACCAAGGTCGTCAATGGTTACAAGGGGGGCTTCGACTTTCTCGGATTCTCAATCCGGATGGGGAAAAGCAGAAGAACGGGGAACTATTATCCCCATGTTCAGCCCTCGAAGAAATCCCTGCAAGTTATCAAAGACCGGGTAACCAAACTCACCAACCGAGTGAGGACGGTAAGGCCGTTAGCATGGGTGGTGAACGAAGTTAACGCCACCGTAAGAGGGTGGGTAGGCTATTTTCACTACCGTAATTGCAGCAAGACAATGACTCGTCTGAAGAGTCATGTCGAAGAGCGGTTGCGGACCCATTTACGCAAGCGGCACAAGGTCCGAGAGCGAAAAGCGGGGTACGTCCTGTTTCCCATTGGGACATTGTACAAAAGTGTGCCCTGTACAAGGTGCCGACGACAGCGGGCTGGACAAATGCGCATGCCTCGCGGTGAATGA
- a CDS encoding histidine kinase, with protein MRIALATLVAVAMALPAMAINVEWHGDLNNRFSYSTQADTSVRISKDNEKYLGSLSVSLIPGFAPIKEVAAQKAVSLPNTKKQKNDSDFFGEIKYRMHMVVSDDDKKVKGVVGFEFGSAKFGGSGADFGGDDNVFELRWAYTDIELPFDPASRLTVGLQPVGYNYLLWSDNAGGVKWTRKDGHWGYSLGWFRNDWSDDNSDKVADDKSTYDDAYAADLTYVFDNGNSLNAFVIYMDQGQEPYGVTLILPDEFPIPGGSTFFVEAPFTIQDEEIWIGLSGKGKWNNLSGLFTGIFLTGEVDYDGMGSEDRRAFMFHGQIDYTFGKNTFILGGLYASGDDDPTDDKLENFDVIDISTSIFGSVIIFDNFCDDNSFSQAPYVFDQGYKMIYAGVDHKLNAKTKVWAKYFWHNTAEDNLLGDDDLGHEFVVGASYTIMKGLTADINAGYLIAGDAWEALSADGDDVFRTDARIRFQF; from the coding sequence ATGCGTATTGCCCTGGCGACCCTGGTCGCCGTGGCTATGGCTTTGCCTGCCATGGCCATCAATGTCGAATGGCACGGCGACCTCAACAACCGTTTTTCTTACAGCACCCAGGCCGATACCTCGGTTCGCATCAGCAAGGACAACGAGAAATACCTTGGCTCTCTCTCTGTCTCACTGATTCCTGGCTTTGCCCCTATCAAAGAAGTCGCTGCCCAAAAGGCTGTTTCGTTACCGAACACCAAGAAACAGAAAAACGACAGTGATTTTTTCGGTGAAATCAAGTACCGCATGCATATGGTCGTTTCCGATGACGACAAAAAGGTCAAAGGCGTGGTCGGTTTCGAATTCGGCTCCGCCAAGTTCGGTGGCAGCGGTGCCGATTTTGGCGGTGACGATAACGTGTTTGAGTTGCGTTGGGCTTATACCGACATCGAACTGCCTTTCGATCCCGCGTCGCGTCTGACCGTTGGCTTGCAGCCGGTTGGCTACAACTATTTACTGTGGTCCGACAACGCCGGTGGCGTCAAGTGGACCCGCAAAGATGGCCACTGGGGTTACTCCCTCGGTTGGTTCCGCAACGACTGGAGCGACGATAATAGCGACAAGGTGGCCGATGATAAAAGCACGTATGATGACGCTTACGCCGCCGACTTGACTTACGTTTTTGACAATGGTAACAGCCTCAACGCTTTTGTCATCTACATGGATCAAGGTCAGGAACCCTACGGCGTAACACTTATTCTCCCGGACGAATTCCCTATCCCGGGCGGTTCCACTTTTTTTGTGGAAGCCCCTTTCACCATTCAGGATGAAGAAATCTGGATTGGCCTGTCCGGCAAGGGCAAATGGAACAACCTGTCCGGCCTGTTTACCGGCATCTTCCTGACCGGTGAGGTCGATTACGATGGCATGGGATCCGAGGATCGCCGTGCGTTTATGTTCCATGGTCAAATCGATTACACGTTTGGCAAAAATACCTTTATCCTGGGGGGGCTGTATGCTTCAGGCGACGACGACCCCACTGATGATAAACTTGAAAACTTCGACGTCATCGACATCTCCACCTCGATTTTCGGTTCGGTGATTATCTTTGACAACTTCTGCGATGACAACTCTTTCAGCCAGGCTCCCTATGTTTTCGATCAGGGTTACAAGATGATCTATGCCGGGGTTGATCATAAGCTGAACGCCAAGACCAAAGTCTGGGCCAAATACTTCTGGCATAACACGGCCGAAGACAATTTGCTTGGCGATGACGATCTCGGTCATGAGTTTGTGGTCGGCGCCAGTTATACCATCATGAAAGGCCTGACCGCCGATATTAACGCTGGTTACCTGATTGCTGGTGATGCTTGGGAGGCTTTGAGTGCCGACGGCGACGATGTCTTCCGTACCGACGCCCGTATTCGTTTTCAATTCTAA
- a CDS encoding YaeQ family protein, with product MALKPTIYKFRIHLSDLDRNYYDTLNLTLAKHPSETLERMMARMLAFCINAQEHLAFTRGISVVEEPDIWTRTLDDKIALWIDIGEPAVDRIKKATRIASAVKVYSFNSKADVWWEKGRQDFNALKVSIFQFQWGCIQALAKLVQRTMDISVTITDDSAYVAAGAGECEVAWSLLQAS from the coding sequence GTGGCATTAAAACCGACCATATATAAATTCCGTATTCATTTGTCAGACCTGGATCGTAACTATTATGACACGCTCAATTTGACACTTGCCAAACACCCCTCCGAAACCCTGGAGCGCATGATGGCGCGTATGCTGGCGTTTTGTATTAACGCCCAAGAGCATCTGGCTTTTACTAGAGGTATTAGTGTCGTGGAAGAGCCTGACATCTGGACGCGAACTCTGGATGATAAAATCGCATTGTGGATCGATATCGGAGAACCCGCCGTCGATCGCATCAAAAAAGCGACGCGCATTGCGTCGGCAGTTAAAGTTTACAGTTTCAATTCCAAAGCGGATGTCTGGTGGGAAAAAGGACGACAGGATTTTAACGCGTTGAAGGTATCTATTTTTCAGTTTCAGTGGGGATGCATTCAGGCGTTGGCGAAGCTGGTGCAGCGGACCATGGATATTTCCGTTACCATTACGGATGATTCTGCCTATGTTGCCGCTGGAGCAGGGGAGTGCGAGGTGGCCTGGTCGCTGTTGCAGGCTTCATGA
- a CDS encoding ribonuclease HI produces MLILNKWILFIDGSVHPQSGIGYGAYLAVKESDLSLDALSARVKVLRFYPTSSTRLELQTFLWALGELPSSARHVTVYTDSQNIIGLHGRRERIEKNNYRSRNKRLLNNADLYEGLFRKADQFNCSFVKVCGHQLSREKDALDRLFTLVDRASRSALRKEVRWKTCC; encoded by the coding sequence ATGCTTATTTTGAACAAATGGATTCTATTCATCGATGGAAGCGTGCATCCGCAATCCGGGATCGGATACGGGGCATACCTCGCTGTGAAAGAAAGCGACCTTTCGTTGGATGCGTTGAGCGCGCGCGTAAAGGTGTTGCGGTTTTATCCCACATCCTCCACAAGATTGGAATTGCAGACTTTTTTATGGGCATTGGGGGAGCTGCCTTCATCGGCGCGGCATGTGACTGTGTATACCGATTCCCAAAACATTATCGGCTTACATGGAAGACGTGAGCGTATTGAGAAAAATAATTATCGCTCCCGGAACAAAAGGCTTCTTAATAATGCCGATCTGTATGAGGGGCTTTTCCGAAAAGCTGATCAATTTAACTGTTCTTTTGTTAAAGTGTGCGGCCATCAGCTGTCACGCGAAAAAGATGCTCTCGATAGGCTTTTTACGCTGGTGGATAGAGCTTCCAGAAGCGCTTTGCGAAAAGAGGTTCGGTGGAAAACCTGTTGCTGA
- a CDS encoding rhodanese-like domain-containing protein: protein MSILNYFKPVSTWSVQQVRDFLQRKSAKDYNLVDVRQPGEYEAGHLPGAILIPVRQIEERFKELDPEKPTITYCAAGVRSRAAAAALKNVGFKEVYSMSGGINAWEGLVAVNEPELGAVWFDPAHTPEDHIAMAWLLEDGTRQFYATLADTRHQAGESEFFGRMAAVEEQHKQSLMNLFSGIRGSHEDLPAAVLKERGEQTVLEGGVTLDQALKFVQGKPVQEVLELAISFESNALDRYMLLYAHMSDPKSREVFLRLADQERQHLRQLSDRLDQVLAGL, encoded by the coding sequence ATGAGCATTCTGAACTATTTCAAACCGGTTTCAACCTGGTCGGTGCAGCAGGTACGCGATTTTCTGCAGAGGAAATCGGCCAAGGATTACAATCTGGTGGATGTTCGTCAGCCGGGAGAATACGAAGCCGGCCACCTGCCGGGGGCCATTCTGATTCCCGTGCGCCAGATCGAGGAACGTTTCAAGGAACTCGACCCGGAGAAGCCGACCATCACCTATTGTGCGGCCGGGGTGCGTAGCCGCGCCGCTGCGGCGGCCCTGAAGAACGTGGGCTTCAAGGAGGTCTACAGCATGTCCGGCGGCATCAATGCCTGGGAGGGGCTGGTGGCGGTGAACGAGCCGGAGCTGGGGGCCGTATGGTTTGACCCTGCGCATACCCCCGAAGACCACATCGCCATGGCCTGGCTGCTGGAGGACGGCACCCGACAGTTTTACGCAACCCTGGCCGATACGCGCCACCAGGCCGGCGAAAGCGAATTTTTCGGTCGTATGGCGGCGGTCGAGGAACAGCACAAACAAAGTCTGATGAATCTCTTTTCCGGGATTCGCGGCAGTCATGAGGATTTGCCCGCAGCGGTGTTGAAGGAACGCGGAGAACAGACGGTGCTGGAGGGCGGCGTGACTCTGGACCAGGCGTTGAAGTTTGTACAGGGCAAGCCCGTTCAGGAGGTTCTGGAACTGGCCATCAGTTTCGAGTCCAATGCCCTGGATCGCTATATGCTGCTGTATGCCCATATGTCCGATCCGAAAAGCCGAGAGGTGTTTTTACGCCTGGCCGATCAGGAACGGCAGCATTTGCGCCAGCTCAGCGATCGCCTTGACCAGGTTCTGGCGGGGCTCTGA
- a CDS encoding NAD(P)/FAD-dependent oxidoreductase — MKQHLVLVGGGHAHMTIMQRLSDYVSRGHRVTLISPGAYHYYSGMGPGMLGGTYHPRQIRFHVRRMVEDRGGEFIEAEVVRIEADRRVLSLDTGQQVSYSVASFNTGSGVPLERIGATRTDVLPVKPIHNLLAVRQELLERLPRQALKVLVVGGGAAGVEVAGNLWRLADQAGGRLDISLIAGKRLLGRFSDKVRSLALASLTRRGIDVREGTHVLSAGDGRAVLDDHSEVTFDLALSASGVQPSGIFQASQLPVGPDGGLLVNESLQSVAYPELFGGGDCISFQERPLDKVGVYAVRENPILYRNLMAALEDQPLMRFSPQKSYLLILNMGDGRGIFAKGSLALDGRWAFRFKDWIDRRFMNRFQLSGELDDKANLFDA; from the coding sequence ATGAAACAACATCTGGTTCTGGTGGGAGGCGGCCATGCCCACATGACCATTATGCAACGCCTATCCGATTATGTCAGTCGCGGACACCGCGTCACGCTGATCAGTCCCGGCGCTTATCACTATTATTCGGGCATGGGGCCGGGGATGCTGGGTGGCACCTATCATCCCCGGCAGATCAGATTTCATGTGCGTCGCATGGTCGAGGATCGCGGTGGCGAGTTCATCGAGGCTGAAGTCGTGAGGATCGAAGCCGACCGGCGTGTGCTGTCGCTCGATACCGGACAACAGGTTTCCTATTCCGTGGCCTCATTCAATACCGGCAGCGGTGTGCCGCTGGAGCGGATCGGTGCGACCCGTACCGATGTGCTGCCGGTCAAGCCTATCCACAATCTGCTGGCGGTTCGCCAGGAGCTGCTTGAGCGGTTGCCCCGGCAGGCTCTCAAGGTGCTGGTGGTCGGCGGAGGCGCAGCGGGTGTTGAAGTCGCCGGTAATTTATGGCGTCTGGCCGATCAAGCGGGGGGACGGCTCGATATATCCCTGATCGCTGGTAAACGGTTATTGGGGCGGTTTTCCGATAAAGTGCGATCTCTGGCCCTGGCTTCCCTGACCCGGCGGGGCATCGACGTGCGGGAGGGGACGCACGTCCTTTCAGCCGGGGACGGCCGTGCCGTGCTGGACGATCATAGCGAAGTGACCTTCGATCTGGCTTTGAGCGCATCGGGGGTGCAGCCATCAGGGATCTTCCAAGCTTCGCAATTGCCTGTCGGCCCGGATGGCGGTCTGCTGGTGAATGAATCCCTCCAGTCCGTCGCCTATCCCGAATTGTTTGGCGGTGGCGACTGTATCAGCTTTCAGGAACGGCCTTTGGACAAGGTCGGCGTCTATGCGGTACGAGAAAATCCGATACTCTACCGCAACCTGATGGCGGCGTTGGAAGACCAGCCCCTGATGCGTTTTTCGCCGCAGAAGAGTTATCTTCTGATTCTCAACATGGGGGATGGGCGCGGCATTTTCGCCAAAGGTTCGCTGGCTTTGGATGGGCGCTGGGCGTTTCGTTTCAAGGATTGGATCGACCGCCGCTTCATGAACCGTTTCCAGTTGTCGGGGGAATTGGACGATAAGGCTAACCTATTCGACGCATGA
- a CDS encoding LemA family protein, which yields MKHLIFFLVLLPMALNLSGCGYNRMQENEEAVIAAWADVEATYQRRADLIPNLVSTVKAYAAHEKETLQAVTEARAQVGQVKISADKLDDPQALAGFQQAQSQMSGALSRLLVVAERYPDLKANQNFIDLQHQLEGTENRINVARQRYNRAVQIFNSSIRTFPNNLTNKYMLHLERKTPFQAETGASQAPRVNF from the coding sequence ATGAAGCATCTGATTTTCTTCCTGGTTTTACTGCCCATGGCCCTTAATCTGTCCGGCTGCGGTTACAACCGGATGCAGGAAAATGAAGAAGCGGTAATCGCCGCCTGGGCGGACGTGGAAGCGACCTATCAGCGCCGCGCCGACCTGATTCCCAATCTGGTATCCACGGTCAAGGCCTATGCGGCTCACGAAAAAGAGACCTTGCAGGCTGTAACCGAAGCACGCGCACAGGTCGGCCAGGTTAAAATAAGTGCGGACAAATTGGATGATCCCCAAGCTCTGGCCGGTTTTCAGCAAGCCCAGTCACAGATGAGCGGTGCTCTGTCGCGGCTGCTGGTGGTAGCCGAACGCTACCCGGACCTTAAAGCCAATCAAAACTTCATCGACCTGCAACATCAACTCGAAGGAACGGAGAACCGTATCAACGTTGCCCGGCAGCGCTACAACCGGGCGGTACAGATTTTCAACAGTTCCATCCGTACCTTTCCCAACAACCTGACCAACAAGTACATGCTGCACCTGGAGCGCAAGACCCCCTTCCAGGCCGAGACCGGTGCCAGCCAGGCGCCCAGGGTGAATTTCTGA
- a CDS encoding TPM domain-containing protein — protein sequence MGKRIFLLLGLLLATAMPLQALEVPPPSGYVNDRAGLLSSTTKRQLDQSLRDFERSDSTQLVVLTIPSLEGEVLEDYSLRVAESWGIGQRGKDNGALLLIARDDRKIRIEVGYGLEDRLTDLLTGRIIDQEITPRFRKGDYDAGIVAGMNAMAQAVRGAYQGKPAKKRRPSGFWTLLLFLGPWLLLAGPRRRSHRRSGIWYGGGGFGGGGGFSGGGGGFSGGGGGFGGGGSSGSW from the coding sequence ATGGGCAAACGGATCTTTCTCCTTTTAGGACTGTTGCTGGCAACTGCCATGCCCCTGCAAGCTCTGGAGGTGCCGCCACCATCGGGCTATGTCAACGACCGGGCCGGGTTGCTGTCATCTACCACCAAGCGGCAACTGGACCAGAGCCTACGCGATTTCGAGCGTAGCGACTCGACACAACTGGTGGTACTGACCATCCCTTCCTTGGAGGGAGAGGTATTGGAGGATTACAGCCTCAGAGTCGCCGAAAGTTGGGGCATCGGCCAGCGGGGCAAAGACAATGGCGCGTTGCTGCTCATCGCCCGCGATGATCGCAAAATCCGCATCGAGGTCGGGTACGGTCTGGAAGATCGTCTCACCGATTTGCTGACCGGACGCATCATCGATCAGGAGATCACGCCGCGCTTCCGTAAAGGGGACTATGATGCCGGTATCGTCGCCGGTATGAACGCCATGGCCCAGGCGGTGCGCGGTGCTTACCAGGGCAAACCGGCCAAGAAACGGCGACCCAGCGGGTTCTGGACCTTGCTGCTGTTTTTGGGCCCATGGCTGCTGTTGGCCGGTCCGCGGCGCCGCTCGCACCGCCGCAGCGGCATCTGGTACGGCGGAGGCGGTTTCGGAGGCGGCGGTGGCTTCAGTGGTGGCGGAGGCGGTTTTTCCGGCGGAGGCGGCGGCTTTGGCGGCGGTGGCTCCTCGGGCAGCTGGTAG
- a CDS encoding TPM domain-containing protein, with amino-acid sequence MKYTTDNFFSAEQQQRIEQAVQAAEKHTSGEIVPMLAPCAYDYPRAEIIGGGFFALAAATTLSWGFFGESLWVFLAAFLLLYLPCKWLIRFCPPLKRSLITSQEMTDEVAEKALVSFVERQLHHTRDNTGILILICLFEHRVQILADRGINDAVPPHTWDGLIAEITAGIHEGRACDALCQAIGKCGEMLAEHFPVKDDDTDELPNLILE; translated from the coding sequence ATGAAATATACAACCGACAATTTTTTCTCAGCGGAGCAGCAGCAACGCATCGAGCAGGCCGTGCAGGCCGCTGAAAAACACACCAGCGGTGAAATCGTGCCGATGCTCGCGCCCTGCGCCTACGACTACCCCCGCGCTGAAATCATCGGCGGCGGTTTTTTCGCCCTGGCAGCGGCCACCACCCTCAGTTGGGGTTTTTTCGGCGAGTCGCTGTGGGTTTTTCTGGCCGCATTTTTATTGCTTTACCTGCCCTGCAAATGGCTGATCCGGTTTTGCCCGCCCCTCAAACGATCCCTCATCACCTCGCAGGAAATGACTGACGAGGTCGCGGAAAAGGCCCTGGTTTCCTTTGTCGAACGGCAACTGCATCACACCCGCGACAATACCGGTATCCTGATCCTCATCTGCCTGTTCGAGCATCGCGTACAGATTCTCGCCGATCGCGGCATCAACGACGCCGTACCGCCCCACACCTGGGACGGCCTGATTGCGGAGATCACCGCCGGCATCCACGAAGGACGCGCCTGCGATGCCTTATGCCAGGCTATCGGCAAATGCGGTGAAATGTTGGCGGAACATTTCCCGGTGAAGGACGATGACACGGACGAATTGCCCAACCTGATTCTGGAATAA